A single region of the Salvia splendens isolate huo1 chromosome 18, SspV2, whole genome shotgun sequence genome encodes:
- the LOC121776829 gene encoding E3 ubiquitin-protein ligase RHA2B-like, whose product MLAFLDEILANFMVEILPKLFRLTVLAIVILSKHCKHISLSYKYRSIINKKTSNFAISNHPNYWKECSVCLSEFEPGDEAMELVDCGHVFHRSCLEKWLRWHRATCPLCRGVVVPDVVVREYHRARMDRESDGIQKELAIILFNVLHGGNCRHGFF is encoded by the coding sequence ATGTTGGCTTTCTTAGATGAAATCCTAGCCAATTTCATGGTGGAGATCCTTCCCAAACTATTCCGATTAACGGTGTTAGCCATTGTTATTCTGTCGAAGCATTGCAAGCACATAAGCTTGAGCTACAAATACAGATCCATCATCAACAAGAAGACCTCCAATTTCGCAATCTCGAATCACCCGAATTATTGGAAGGAATGCAGCGTTTGTTTGTCGGAATTTGAGCCGGGAGACGAGGCGATGGAGCTCGTGGATTGCGGCCATGTGTTCCACCGGAGCTGCCTCGAGAAGTGGCTGCGGTGGCACCGGGCCACGTGCCCCCTGTGCCGGGGGGTGGTGGTGCCCGACGTCGTCGTGAGGGAGTATCACCGGGCCCGGATGGATCGAGAGAGTGATGGGATTCAAAAGGAGTTGGCGATCATCTTGTTCAATGTGTTGCATGGTGGGAACTGTCGCCATGGATTCTTCTAG
- the LOC121776828 gene encoding uncharacterized protein LOC121776828: MDYSLKDSNPNSLLPPPLQIQIRNLFSSPLCRHLFSSLFPLSSPPRRLRPPAVLQILGRLLLSTLTPLHPTTRRLPASSSRLLPQPATPLKKMLNNEREAIGDSIDVTKVTPHEDDKGHEKKRSLIKKRLRKALAFMLMVDELPRYVNFVG, from the exons atggat tACTCATTAAAAGACTCTAACCCTAATTCACTCCTTCCGCCTCCTCTCCAAATCCAGATTCGGAATCTCTTCTCCTCTCCTCTCTGTCGCCATCTATTCTCCTCTCTGTTTCCCCTCTCTTCTCCTCCCCGTCGCCTCCGCCCTCCAGCCGTGCTCCAGATTCTTGGCCGTCTGCTCCTCTCCACGTTGACGCCCCTCCACCCGACGACTCGTCGCCTTCCAGCGTCCAGCAGCCGCCTCCTCCCTCAGCCAGCCACGCCGCTCAAGAAG ATGTTGAATAATGAAAGAGAAGCCATTGGAGATAGCATTGATGTAACTAAAGTTACTCCCCATGAGGATGACAAAGGCCATGAAAAAAAGAGAAGTTTGATCAAGAAAAGGCTAAGAAAGGCTTTAGCTTTTATGCTAATGGTTGATGAGTTGCCTAGATATGTAAATTTTGTTGGTTGA
- the LOC121777971 gene encoding membrane-anchored ubiquitin-fold protein 6-like, with product MAVEELVELKFRLADGSDIGPSKYSSTTTVISLKERIISQWPKDKENGPKSVNDIKLINAGKILENNRTLAESRTPLSEVPGGVITMLVVVRPQLPDKHSDKLQDESQKKVGCSCSIL from the exons ATGGCTGTGGAAGAATTAGTTGAGCTTAAATTTAGGCTGGCTGATGGCAGTGATATTGGGCCAAGCAAGTATAGCTCTACCACAACTGTGATTTCTCTCAAAGAAAGGATTATTTCACAGTGGCCTAAAG ATAAAGAAAATGGACCTAAATCTGTAAATGATATAAAGCTCATTAACGCTGGAAAGATACTAGAAAACAACAGAACACTTGCTGAATCACGAACTCCTCTAAGTGAGGTTCCTGGAGGCGTCATCACAATGCTTGTGGTAGTGCGTCCTCAGCTTCCGGACAAACACAGTG ATAAATTGCAGGATGAATCCCAGAAAAAGGTTGGATGCTCGTGCTCAATCTTGTAA